The following proteins are encoded in a genomic region of Oncorhynchus keta strain PuntledgeMale-10-30-2019 chromosome 35, Oket_V2, whole genome shotgun sequence:
- the LOC118368909 gene encoding zinc finger protein 219-like isoform X3, translated as MDSPPECVLALSCEPPQSPPTLPSLDHSPLASLHSCSQLSPLHSLLDLPVPLSPTALSHTPTSDTPDTTPYSPLSPFPLNHHNEEEDEERLSVPLSPTPAIALFPGGLREVCSPSLESSPPATPTSSAPLSGFGALELAMSSGQPGATCSDELDLQLFHKDGGCLSGSIPGVVGVSGGVAGLKFPCLVCGKKFRFQSILSLHARAHSLDRDRHASALYRTGTASSSIIGTGSKTQLKTHQNDKDVRQNHYIHRQSPPLSRSLTQGHRGEDRDREALEEALQMDHQILQQFLMDDSTQLTPLLTEEVPLSLSLTSPYSSCGLGGVGPTILEKATAVTAAAPAFRCHACKGKFRTASELSRHVRILHNPYKCTLCPFSASQEERLAAHLQDCHPSLSSLSLSPPVDLPTLPPYTPRHIPIVTTTTIIATPIPDAPLPTPTITPTTAPAPGASPLPAFCCETCGQRFTQSWFLKGHMRKHKDSLDHKCQVCGRGFKEPWFLKNHMKVHLNKLGLKAGLVGQVAPGAGAEQGGLKGSVTNQGLNALYSSLLLARGGGGGGGGRGGRGRGDRDGAGVSSKSAILGYLGLPSDGGASCMERLQAVAQVAEMGNGNGGGGGGGGRETTNGGDQIAMWQFVARSLVAAQQAQQQQHRATSRSTVVGESEQVRAYLGGLDPREEPSSSGAPWECPDCGKLFRSLQQVVAHARVHVQRPQKSHGHPPRHTGGGEEDGGGSRVAEGRGGGRGSSTERRQESKLQSGSQHQHQQAVVGGFHSVMSQFQGENGLSGSSSGSSVSSRERVRGTGVKDCPYCSKAFRSSHHLKVHLRVHTGERPYKCPHCDYAGTQSGSLKYHLQRHHREQRNTMGASSSTASSPGLTTASLGRGGAPQGEGREGMAKQRRPQSLNHSSATRGPEETPSSRHNQHQPWILGLPEQRDREHAKAMAGLREADLESQYRYLSGVMGALYQGGMEGGWTGESPTSTPTPTPPKVPKLSRRKPLTTSRMVPANGRERKGGGSAPRGSQEGGLLSQPLDLSRRPSPGLGGLEEDGVPGGGGGAGDTLNQCLFCPFRTSSAELMAMHLQVNHTSKSRRKRRAPIPTALGDHGPQRPPQPQADPNPLALWRYLSEAEDRAPLEEWASSRMERGRGRGTENGLTPEEGDLEGRYDHHHPEASNRASTTIRKKQSGLAGSRKLDEEEEEEEEEEEEEDLEGESISPGDSPREHGMRMSLTMSPSLGSDRLTRGEEGVMGD; from the exons ATGGATTCTCCTCCTGAGTGTGTGTTGGCTCTGTCCTGTGAGCCGCCCCAGTCACCCCCTACACTACCATCTCTGGACCACAGTCCCCTGGCCTCCCTTCACTCTTGCTCCCAACTCTCCCCTTTACACAGCCTCCTGGACCTGCCTGTCCCCCTCAGTCCCACAGCCCTATCCCACACCCCAACCTCCGACACCCCAGACACCACCCcctactcccccctctcccccttccccctcaaTCACCACAATGaagaagaggatgaagagaggctGTCAGTCCCTCTGTCCCCCACCCCAGCCATTGCTCTCTTCCCAGGGGGTCTCCGGGAGGTGTGTAGCCCCTCTCTGGAGAGCTCTCCTCCGGCCACTCCGACATCGTCAGCCCCTCTCTCAGGGTTCGGGGCCCTGGAGCTGGCTATGTCCTCCGGGCAGCCGGGTGCCACCTGTAGTGATGAGCTGGACCTCCAGCTCTTCCATAAGGACGGGGGGTGTCTGTCAGGATCAATTCCTGGGGTGGTGGGTGTTTCTGGGGGTGTGGCCGGGCTCAAGTTCCCCTGCTTGGTGTGTGGGAAGAAGTTCCGCTTTCAGAGTATCCTGTCGCTCCACGCCCGCGCTCACAGTCTAGACAGGGACCGCCACGCCTCAGCTCTGTACCGGACCGGTACCGCGTCCAGTAGCATCATTGGGACGGGATCCAAGACACAGCTCAAGACCCACCAGAACGACAAGGATGTCAGGCAGAACCACTACATCCACCGCCAGAGCCCCCCGCTGTCTAGATCTCTCACCCAGGGCCatagaggggaggacagggacagggaagcCCTAGAGGAGGCTCTCCAGATGGATCACCAGATCCTCCAACAGTTCCTGATGGACGACAGCACACAGCTGACCCCTCTGCTGACCGAGGaggtgcccctctctctctcgctcacctctccctactcctcctgCGGCCTGGGTGGTGTGGGTCCCACCATCTTGGAAAAAGCTACCGCCGTCACAGCGGCAGCGCCCGCGTTCCGCTGCCATGCCTGCAAAGGTAAATTCCGCACCGCCTCGGAGCTGTCTCGCCACGTCCGGATCCTCCACAACCCATACAAGTGCACCCTGTGTCCCTTCTCTGCCAGCCAGGAAGAGCGCCTGGCCGCACACCTCCAGGACTGccacccctccctgtcctccctgtccctctccccaccTGTGGACCTCCCCACCCTGCCCCCCTACACCCCCAGACACATCCCTATTGtaaccaccactaccatcatcgcCACCCCCATTCCAGACGCACCCCTGCCCACCCCCACTATCACCCCAACCACAGCCCCGGCCCCAGGGGCATCCCCTCTGCCTGCCTTCTGCTGTGAGACATGCGGCCAGCGCTTTACCCAGTCCTGGTTCCTGAAGGGCCACATGAGGAAGCACAAGGACTCTCTGGACCACAAGTGTCAGGTGTGCGGCCGTGGCTTCAAGGAGCCCTGGTTCCTCAAGAACCACATGAAG GTGCACCTCAACAAGTTGGGCCTGAAGGCCGGTCTGGTGGGGCAGGTGGCCCCTGGCGCCGGGGCTGAACAAGGAGGGCTCAAAGGCTCAGTCACCAACCAGGGCCTCAACGCTCTCTACTCCAGCCTCCTGCTGGctcgtggtgggggtggtggtggaggggggagaggcGGACGAGGAAGGGGCGACAGGGACGGCGCCGGAGTCTCTAGTAAATCTGCCATCTTAGGCTACCTGGGGTTGCCTAGCGACGGCGGCGCCAGCTGCATGGAACGACtccaggcagtggctcaggttgCGGAGATGGGGAACGGTaacgggggaggaggaggaggaggaggaagagagacaacaAATGGAGGAGACCAGATAGCCATGTGGCAATTTGTAGCTCGTAGCCTGGTAGCAGCTCAACaggcccagcagcagcagcaccgaGCCACATCCAGGAGCACCGTGGTGGGGGAATCTGAGCAGGTCAGGGCCTACCTTGGAGGTCTGGATCCCCGGGAGGAGCCGTCGTCTTCCGGAGCCCCATGGGAGTGCCCCGACTGTGGGAAGTTGTTCCGGAGCCTGCAGCAGGTGGTGGCGCACGCCCGCGTCCACGTCCAGCGGCCCCAGAAGAGCCACGGTCACCCCCCGCGCCACaccgggggaggagaggaggatggaggggggagcCGGGTTGCAGAAGgacgaggaggagggagaggaagtagTACTGAAAGAAGACAGGAGTCCAAACTTCAAAGCGGATCTCAGCATCAGCATCAACAAGCAGTAGTCGGAGGGTTCCACTCAGTGATGTCACAGTTCCAAG gagagAATGGTCTGTCTGGCTCTTCGTCAGGCTCTTCGGTGAGCTCTAGGGAGCGTGTGCGAGGCACGGGGGTGAAAGACTGCCCCTATTGCAGTAAAGCTTTCCGCTCTTCCCATCACCTTAAAGTGCATCTGAGAGTTCACACAG GGGAGAGACCGTATAAATGTCCCCACTGTGACTACGCTGGCACCCAGTCAGGCTCTCTAAAGTACCACCTCCAGAGGCACcacagagaacagaggaacacCATGGGAGCCTCTTCATCCACCGCCTCCTCACCAGGCCTCACCACCGCCTCCCTGGGCAGAGGAGGAGCTccacagggggaggggagggaggggatggccaagcAGCGCCGGCCCCAGAGCCTCAACCACAGCTCGGCCACTAGAGGCCCAGAGGAGACGCCTTCCTCCAGGCACAATCAGCACCAGCCCTGGATACTGGGCCTCCccgagcagagagacagggaacacgCGAAGGCCATGGCGGGACTGAGAGAGGCAGATCTGGAGAGCCAGTACCGGTATCTGTCCGGGGTGATGGGGGCTTTGTaccagggagggatggagggagggtggacgGGGGAGTCACCAACCTCCACCCCCACTCCAACCCCACCAAAGGTGCCCAAATTGTCCCGCCGCAAACCGCTCACCACCAGCCGTATGGTGCCAGCTAATGGGAGGGAGCGGAAGGGAGGGGGGTCAGCTCCTCGGGGTTCCCAGGAGGGAGGGTTGTTGTCCCAGCCCCTGGACCTCTCCCGCCGCCCCTCTCCTGGGCTCGGAGGTCTGGAGGAGGATGGAGTaccaggaggaggtggaggagcaggAGATACCCTCAACCAGTGCCTGTTCTGTCCCTTCCGCACCTCCTCGGCCGAGCTCATGGCCATGCACCTCCAGGTCAACCACACCAGCAAGTCCAGGCGTAAGAGGAGGGCCCCCATCCCCACCGCCCTGGGTGACCACGGGCCTCAGAGGCCTCCCCAACCCCAGGCCGACCCCAACCCCCTGGCCCTGTGGAG GTATCTGAGCGAGGCTGAAGACCGGGCCCCCCTGGAGGAGTGGGCCTCATccaggatggagagggggagggggagggggacggAGAACGGCCTCACACCAGAGGAAGGGGACCTCGAGGGTCGCTACGACCACCACCACCCCGAGGCTTCTAACCGGGCCTCCACCACAATCAGGAAAAAACAGAGTGGCCTCGCCGGTAGTAGGAAGttggatgaggaagaggaggaagaagaggaagaggaggaagaagaggatttGGAAGGGGAGAGCATTAGTCCTGGGGATTCTCCTAGAGAGCATGGGATGAGGATGTCTCTCACCATGTCACCTTCCCTCGGCTCTGACCGTCTAAccagaggggaggaaggagtgatgggggactaa